The following are encoded in a window of Paraburkholderia sp. HP33-1 genomic DNA:
- a CDS encoding glutathione S-transferase family protein: MKLIGMLDSPYVRRVAICMKLLKLDFEHESISVFRTYDQFAKINPVVKAPTLVADNGAILMDSTVILQYLATLAGPTPLFPTQADAALRAARLTGLALAACEKSVQIVYERDLRPQDKQHEPWVERVRTQLFAAYAELERELGEGPLPDTQEQFTAADVAVAVAWQFTHMMLPETVSKADHPQLEKFSAFAESLPVFKDTPAE; this comes from the coding sequence ATGAAACTGATCGGAATGCTCGACTCGCCCTACGTGCGGCGCGTCGCCATCTGCATGAAGCTGCTGAAGCTCGACTTCGAACACGAGTCGATTTCGGTATTCCGCACTTACGACCAGTTCGCGAAGATCAACCCGGTCGTCAAGGCGCCGACGCTCGTCGCCGACAACGGCGCGATCCTGATGGACTCGACGGTGATCCTGCAGTATCTCGCGACGCTCGCCGGTCCCACCCCGCTGTTCCCGACCCAGGCCGACGCGGCATTGCGCGCCGCGCGTCTGACCGGTCTCGCGCTCGCCGCGTGCGAAAAGAGCGTGCAGATCGTCTACGAGCGCGATCTGCGGCCGCAGGACAAGCAGCATGAACCGTGGGTCGAGCGCGTGCGCACGCAACTGTTCGCCGCTTACGCCGAACTCGAACGCGAGTTGGGCGAAGGGCCGCTGCCCGATACTCAGGAACAATTCACCGCGGCGGACGTAGCGGTCGCCGTCGCGTGGCAGTTCACCCACATGATGTTGCCGGAGACGGTCAGCAAGGCCGATCATCCGCAGCTCGAAAAGTTTTCCGCGTTCGCGGAAAGCCTGCCGGTCTTCAAGGACACGCCGGCGGAATGA
- a CDS encoding acyl-CoA thioesterase, producing the protein MTDLPQLPSKPCALRVMPQPSDANIHGDVFGGWIMAQVDIAGSIPASRRANGRVATIAVNSFLFKQPVFVGDLLSFYADIVKTGNTSITVSVEVYAQRMSVVQEVVKVTEAILTYVATDSDRRPRALPVLD; encoded by the coding sequence ATGACCGATCTTCCTCAACTTCCGTCCAAGCCTTGCGCGCTGCGCGTGATGCCACAGCCCTCGGACGCGAACATCCACGGCGACGTGTTTGGCGGCTGGATCATGGCGCAGGTCGACATCGCCGGCTCGATTCCGGCAAGCCGTCGCGCGAACGGTCGCGTCGCAACGATCGCGGTCAATTCGTTCCTGTTCAAGCAGCCGGTGTTCGTCGGCGATCTGCTGAGCTTTTACGCGGATATCGTGAAGACCGGCAATACCTCGATAACGGTATCGGTCGAGGTCTACGCGCAGCGGATGAGCGTCGTGCAGGAAGTTGTCAAGGTCACGGAAGCGATCCTCACCTACGTCGCCACCGACAGCGATCGTCGTCCGCGCGCGCTGCCCGTGCTGGACTGA
- a CDS encoding ABCB family ABC transporter ATP-binding protein/permease — translation MRRSLPSEPSPISTQPRNDWQTILSLLPYLATYKWRVGFALSCLIGAKVANLGVPIVMKHIVDGLASVRHLTALGRAQDAPGIVLLGGVGLLVVAYAVVRLSTSFFTELREILFSKVTESAVRQLALKVFRHLHGLSLRFHLERQTGGMSRDIERGTRGITQLISYSLYSILPTLVEVGLVLGFFVVKYEAYYAIVTFVALAVYIAFTVKVTEWRTHFRRTMNELDSKANSRAIDSLLNYETVKYFGNEEWEASRYDENLKRYRAAAIKSQRSLSALNFGQQAIIGTGLVFILWRATQGVMAGRLTLGDLVLINTFMLQLYIPLNFLGVVYRELKQSLTDMDRMFSLLGAPQEVPDAPNAVDLRVSGAQVRFDNVSFAYEPSRAILHDVSFTIPAGTTTAVVGHSGSGKSTLARLLFRFYDLDRETGGAIRIDGQDIRDVTQDSLRASIGIVPQDTVLFNDSIYYNIAYGRPSATRDEVIAAARAAHIHDFIDSLPKGYDTPVGERGLKLSGGEKQRVAIARTILKNPPILLFDEATSALDSRSERAIQHELDQIARERTTLIIAHRLSTVVHAQQIIVMDKGRIVERGTHAELLRANGLFAQMWALQQRAAQTTDAAERVEAVGAGESAAK, via the coding sequence ATGCGCCGCTCGCTTCCGTCCGAACCCTCGCCGATTTCCACCCAACCCCGCAACGACTGGCAGACGATCCTGTCGCTGCTGCCTTATCTCGCGACCTACAAATGGCGGGTCGGCTTCGCGCTCAGCTGCCTGATCGGCGCGAAAGTCGCGAACCTCGGCGTGCCGATCGTGATGAAGCACATCGTCGACGGTCTCGCGTCGGTCCGGCATCTGACCGCGCTCGGCCGTGCGCAGGACGCGCCCGGCATCGTGCTGCTCGGTGGCGTCGGCCTGCTGGTGGTCGCGTATGCGGTGGTGCGGCTGTCCACTTCGTTTTTCACCGAGCTGCGTGAGATCCTGTTTTCGAAAGTCACCGAAAGCGCGGTGCGCCAGCTCGCGCTGAAGGTGTTTCGCCATCTGCACGGGCTGTCGCTGCGCTTTCATCTCGAGCGGCAGACGGGCGGCATGTCGCGCGATATCGAACGCGGCACGCGCGGCATCACCCAGCTGATTTCCTATTCGCTGTACAGCATCCTGCCGACGCTCGTCGAAGTCGGGCTCGTGCTCGGCTTTTTCGTCGTCAAATACGAGGCCTATTACGCGATCGTCACGTTCGTCGCGCTCGCGGTGTACATCGCGTTCACGGTGAAGGTCACCGAGTGGCGCACGCACTTTCGCCGCACGATGAACGAGCTCGATTCGAAGGCGAATTCGCGCGCGATCGACTCGCTGCTCAACTACGAGACCGTCAAGTACTTCGGCAACGAAGAGTGGGAAGCAAGCCGTTACGACGAAAACCTGAAGCGCTATCGCGCGGCGGCGATCAAGTCGCAGCGCTCGCTGTCGGCGCTGAACTTCGGGCAGCAGGCGATCATCGGCACGGGGCTCGTGTTCATCCTGTGGCGCGCGACGCAGGGCGTGATGGCCGGGCGCCTGACGCTCGGCGATCTGGTGCTGATCAACACGTTCATGCTGCAGCTGTATATTCCGCTGAATTTTCTCGGGGTGGTCTATCGCGAGCTGAAGCAGAGCCTGACCGACATGGACCGCATGTTCTCGCTGCTCGGCGCACCGCAGGAAGTGCCCGACGCGCCCAACGCGGTGGACTTGAGGGTGAGCGGCGCGCAGGTGCGCTTCGACAACGTGAGCTTCGCATACGAGCCTTCGCGCGCGATTCTGCACGACGTGAGCTTCACGATTCCAGCCGGCACGACGACCGCGGTGGTCGGCCACAGCGGCTCGGGCAAGTCGACGCTCGCGCGGCTGCTGTTCCGTTTCTACGATCTCGACCGCGAGACGGGCGGCGCGATCCGGATCGACGGGCAGGATATTCGCGACGTCACGCAGGATTCGCTGCGCGCGTCGATCGGCATCGTGCCGCAGGACACGGTGCTGTTCAACGACTCGATCTACTACAACATCGCGTACGGGCGGCCATCGGCGACGCGCGACGAGGTGATCGCGGCGGCGCGCGCCGCGCATATCCACGACTTCATCGACAGTTTGCCGAAGGGCTACGACACGCCGGTCGGCGAGCGCGGGCTCAAACTCTCAGGCGGCGAAAAGCAGCGCGTCGCGATCGCGCGGACCATTCTCAAGAATCCGCCGATCCTGCTGTTCGACGAAGCGACATCCGCGCTTGATTCGCGCTCCGAGCGTGCGATCCAGCATGAACTCGACCAGATCGCGCGCGAACGCACGACGCTGATCATTGCGCACCGGCTGTCGACGGTCGTGCACGCGCAGCAGATCATCGTGATGGACAAGGGGCGCATCGTCGAGCGCGGAACGCATGCCGAGTTGTTGCGCGCGAACGGCCTGTTCGCGCAGATGTGGGCATTGCAACAGCGCGCCGCGCAGACCACGGACGCGGCGGAGAGGGTGGAAGCGGTCGGCGCAGGCGAGAGCGCGGCGAAGTGA
- the murU gene encoding N-acetylmuramate alpha-1-phosphate uridylyltransferase MurU → MTMSVKKAMIFAAGRGERMRPLTDACPKPLLEVGGKPLIVWQIERLARAGIRSIVINHAWLGAQLEAALGDGSRWQVELRYSPEHEALETAGGIAQALPLLTDDGADHIFVAVAGDVYTEYDYAALHARAGKLKALPDPGMHLVMVPNPVFHPNGDFGLVDGVLSLDSQPRLTFGSFGLYDTRMFRDLPRGTRRALSPYYRETIARGLASGELYEGLWENVGTQAQLDALDSLLRAR, encoded by the coding sequence ATGACGATGTCCGTGAAGAAAGCGATGATTTTCGCCGCGGGCCGCGGCGAGCGCATGCGTCCGTTGACGGACGCATGCCCGAAGCCTTTGCTCGAAGTAGGCGGCAAGCCGCTGATCGTGTGGCAGATCGAACGGCTCGCGCGGGCCGGCATCCGCAGCATCGTGATCAATCATGCGTGGCTCGGCGCGCAGCTCGAAGCCGCGCTCGGCGACGGTTCGCGCTGGCAGGTCGAGTTGCGCTACTCGCCTGAGCACGAAGCGCTGGAGACCGCGGGCGGCATCGCCCAGGCGCTGCCTTTGCTGACCGATGACGGCGCGGATCACATCTTCGTCGCGGTGGCCGGTGACGTGTACACCGAATACGATTACGCCGCGCTGCACGCACGCGCCGGTAAGCTGAAGGCGCTGCCCGATCCCGGCATGCATCTGGTGATGGTACCGAACCCGGTGTTTCACCCGAACGGCGACTTCGGTCTCGTGGACGGCGTGCTGTCGCTCGATTCGCAGCCGCGCCTCACGTTCGGCAGTTTCGGGCTCTACGACACGCGCATGTTCCGTGATCTGCCGCGCGGCACGCGGCGCGCGCTGAGCCCGTATTACCGCGAGACGATCGCGCGTGGGCTGGCGAGCGGCGAGCTGTATGAAGGCTTGTGGGAGAACGTCGGCACGCAGGCGCAACTGGACGCGCTCGATAGCCTGTTGCGCGCGCGCTGA
- a CDS encoding aminoglycoside phosphotransferase family protein: MTLPSTQDFTDTRLSLLKAWLQGHAARHALEPDTLVPASSDASFRRYFRLAGKAAKGDGAATLIAVDAPPPEKCREFAQIAQLLDAAGVHVPRVLEVDFDAGFMLVTDLGTASYLAALTDAQAACDMRAARTLMRDALDALVRWQLSSREDVLPPFDEAFLHREMELMPEWFIGRHLGREVDAATRAQLDRTFALLIASARAQPQSFMLRDFMPRNLMIAEPNPGVLDFQDAVYGPITYDVVSLLRDAFLSWDEEFELDCFVYYWERAKKAGLPVDGDFGEFYRQLEWMGLQRHIKVLGLFCRINYRDGKAHYMNDLPRFIGYARKVAERYAPLRGFAKLLDDLEGRAQEIGYTF, encoded by the coding sequence ATGACGCTGCCTTCCACCCAAGATTTCACCGACACCCGTCTCTCCCTGCTCAAGGCCTGGCTGCAAGGCCACGCGGCGCGCCATGCGCTTGAGCCCGACACCCTCGTTCCCGCCTCATCCGACGCCAGTTTCCGCCGTTATTTCCGGCTCGCCGGTAAGGCCGCGAAAGGCGATGGAGCGGCCACGCTGATCGCCGTCGACGCGCCGCCGCCCGAAAAATGCCGCGAATTCGCGCAGATCGCGCAGTTGCTCGACGCCGCCGGCGTACACGTGCCGCGCGTGCTCGAAGTCGACTTCGACGCGGGCTTCATGCTCGTCACCGATCTCGGCACCGCGTCGTACCTCGCCGCGCTGACTGACGCGCAAGCCGCGTGCGACATGCGCGCGGCTCGCACGCTGATGCGCGACGCGCTCGACGCGCTGGTCCGCTGGCAGCTCAGCTCGCGCGAAGACGTGCTACCGCCGTTCGACGAAGCGTTCCTGCATCGTGAAATGGAACTGATGCCCGAATGGTTCATCGGCCGGCACCTTGGGCGCGAGGTCGACGCCGCTACCCGCGCGCAGCTCGATCGCACGTTCGCGCTGCTGATCGCGAGCGCGCGCGCACAGCCGCAGAGCTTCATGCTGCGCGATTTCATGCCGCGCAATCTGATGATCGCGGAGCCGAACCCTGGCGTGCTCGACTTCCAGGACGCGGTGTACGGCCCGATCACGTACGACGTCGTGTCGCTGCTGCGCGACGCGTTCCTCAGTTGGGACGAGGAGTTCGAACTCGACTGCTTCGTGTACTACTGGGAGCGAGCGAAAAAAGCCGGCCTGCCGGTGGATGGCGATTTCGGCGAGTTCTACCGCCAGCTCGAATGGATGGGCCTGCAGCGCCACATCAAGGTGCTTGGCCTCTTCTGCCGCATCAACTATCGCGACGGCAAGGCGCATTACATGAACGACCTGCCGCGCTTCATCGGCTATGCGCGCAAGGTGGCGGAGCGTTACGCGCCGCTGCGCGGGTTTGCGAAACTGCTCGACGACCTCGAAGGCCGCGCGCAGGAAATCGGCTACACCTTCTGA
- a CDS encoding LPS-assembly protein LptD → MPPRQLSDTTPSCAVAPRKRRLVAALIAVPGLMPALAHAQLTGEAAQPQPVYPPWGMQLAPQLEEHPLQTGQRPATFVLGDHASGTIDQDLAAKGSAEVRHNTSVIKADDLHYDQDTDMADAYGNVHVINTGNTFIGPEAHLRVDSTEGFMTAPKYHFTLTGGSGSAQRVDLLDAERSVFTKGTYTACACTDNPAWYIKGSEFDFDTGADEGVAYNSVLFFQGVPVFASPWLSFPLSGDRRSGLLPPTFSLSSTNGFELSVPYYFNIAPNRDLTVTPRLISKRGVQLQSTFRYLSPTYSGSITGEFLPDDRLTKTNRYALYIQHNQNFGNGFGGYIYYNKVSDNTYPQDLSSSVNQFMNGTQLLYQQEAGLTYNNGPWSVLAREQHWQTLEPSVAPYGREPQLNVKYAKYNIGGFDFGAEADYTNFRITTADLTEGQRVLFNPYLSYSVVGPGYFVTPKVQWHFASYNLNNIGTDLASVPGAQKNFTESIPTFTFDTGLTFERSVRIFGADFIQTLEPRLYYVYTPYRNQNNAPLFDTAESDFGLAEIFTPNTFVGNDRIADANRLTAGLTTRFINPATGDERARFVIAQQYYFRDQRVTLEPTQTSTEATHSDLIAGASIKLGAGFASETAFQYNADNNQLTKASVGFGFSPETGKVVNVAYRYTRANTTLDNQPINQVLISGQWPLSHRMYGVGRFNYDVGGHRIVDGLIGLQYDADCWTLGAGIQRYANGVNTSGQNQSSTRFLAQLTFKGLSSVDNGLMTAFRSSVAGYTPLPPPPPPESRFTNLE, encoded by the coding sequence ATGCCGCCCAGACAGCTTTCCGATACCACTCCTTCCTGTGCAGTAGCGCCGCGCAAAAGGCGGCTCGTCGCGGCGTTGATCGCCGTTCCGGGTCTGATGCCCGCGCTTGCGCACGCCCAGCTGACGGGGGAAGCTGCACAGCCGCAACCGGTCTACCCGCCGTGGGGCATGCAACTTGCGCCGCAGCTCGAAGAGCATCCGTTGCAAACGGGCCAGCGGCCGGCCACCTTCGTGCTCGGCGATCACGCGAGCGGCACGATCGACCAGGATCTGGCCGCCAAGGGCTCGGCCGAAGTGCGCCACAACACGTCCGTGATCAAGGCCGACGACCTGCACTATGACCAGGACACGGACATGGCCGATGCGTACGGCAATGTCCACGTGATCAATACCGGCAACACCTTCATCGGACCCGAAGCGCATTTGCGCGTCGATTCGACCGAAGGCTTCATGACCGCGCCGAAGTACCACTTCACGCTGACGGGCGGTTCGGGCAGCGCGCAGCGCGTCGACCTGCTCGACGCCGAGCGCTCGGTGTTCACGAAGGGCACCTACACGGCGTGCGCGTGTACGGACAATCCGGCCTGGTACATCAAGGGCAGCGAGTTCGATTTCGACACCGGCGCGGACGAAGGCGTCGCTTACAACAGCGTGCTGTTCTTCCAGGGCGTCCCGGTGTTCGCGTCACCGTGGCTGTCGTTCCCGTTGTCGGGCGACCGCCGCAGCGGCCTGTTGCCGCCCACGTTCTCGCTGAGCTCGACGAACGGTTTCGAGCTGTCGGTGCCGTATTACTTCAACATCGCGCCGAATCGCGATCTGACCGTCACGCCACGTCTGATCTCGAAGCGCGGTGTGCAACTGCAGAGCACGTTCCGTTACCTTTCGCCGACGTATTCCGGGTCGATCACCGGTGAATTTCTGCCCGACGATCGCCTGACGAAGACCAATCGCTACGCGCTGTACATCCAGCACAACCAGAATTTCGGTAACGGCTTCGGCGGCTACATCTATTACAACAAGGTTTCGGATAACACCTATCCGCAAGACCTGTCGTCGTCGGTCAACCAGTTCATGAACGGCACCCAGCTCCTGTACCAGCAGGAAGCCGGGTTGACCTACAACAACGGACCGTGGTCCGTGCTCGCGCGCGAGCAGCACTGGCAGACGCTGGAGCCGTCGGTCGCGCCGTACGGCCGCGAGCCGCAGTTGAACGTGAAGTACGCGAAGTACAACATCGGCGGCTTCGACTTCGGCGCCGAAGCCGATTACACGAATTTCCGCATCACCACCGCGGATCTGACCGAAGGCCAGCGGGTGCTGTTCAACCCGTACCTGTCGTATTCGGTGGTGGGGCCGGGTTACTTCGTCACGCCGAAGGTGCAGTGGCACTTTGCGTCGTACAACCTGAACAACATCGGCACCGATCTGGCGAGCGTGCCGGGAGCGCAGAAGAATTTCACCGAGTCGATCCCGACCTTCACGTTCGACACGGGCCTGACGTTCGAGCGCTCGGTGCGCATTTTCGGCGCGGACTTTATCCAGACGCTGGAGCCGCGCCTGTACTACGTGTACACGCCGTACCGCAACCAGAACAACGCGCCGCTGTTCGATACCGCCGAGTCCGACTTCGGTCTAGCGGAGATTTTCACGCCGAACACGTTCGTCGGTAACGACCGGATCGCCGATGCGAACCGCCTGACCGCCGGTCTCACCACGCGCTTCATCAACCCGGCCACCGGCGACGAACGCGCGCGTTTCGTGATCGCGCAGCAGTATTACTTCCGGGATCAGCGCGTCACGCTGGAGCCGACCCAGACCAGCACCGAGGCCACGCATTCGGACCTGATCGCGGGTGCGTCAATCAAGCTGGGCGCTGGTTTCGCTTCGGAAACGGCGTTCCAATATAATGCCGACAATAACCAGCTCACGAAGGCGAGTGTCGGCTTCGGGTTCAGTCCGGAGACCGGCAAGGTCGTCAACGTCGCGTATCGCTACACGCGCGCCAACACCACGCTCGACAACCAGCCGATCAATCAGGTGCTGATTTCGGGCCAATGGCCGCTGTCGCATCGGATGTACGGGGTCGGCCGGTTCAACTACGACGTGGGTGGGCACCGTATCGTCGACGGCCTGATAGGCCTGCAATACGACGCGGACTGCTGGACGCTCGGCGCCGGCATCCAGCGCTATGCGAACGGTGTGAACACGTCGGGGCAGAATCAGTCGAGCACGCGGTTTCTGGCGCAGTTGACGTTCAAGGGCCTGTCGAGCGTCGACAACGGACTGATGACCGCGTTCCGCAGCAGTGTGGCCGGCTATACGCCGTTGCCGCCGCCGCCGCCGCCGGAGTCCCGGTTCACCAACCTCGAATGA
- a CDS encoding peptidylprolyl isomerase, producing MAIMKQLRLATLAASLVAAASFLPVASVQAQALGGNSGQTVDTIAAVVNNGVITQRELDERAGLIAHRLNQQNAPVPPMDQLRQQVLTQMVLERIQLQKAKEDGITIDDAAVQRTLERLAQANNMSLEMYRARIEAQGVPWTTFMNDARTELTLSRLREKEVDSKITVTDAEVANYIASQRGPGAGQTNDLHMQHILVKAPLNASQTDIEAAQKKAEGLLAEAKGGADFEKLAKNNSQAPDASKNGGDLGFLAPSKLPPEFAKAAAALRPGEVNPELIRTNDGFEIVRLVERRAGQGNSSDAPKLVQTHVRHILLRVGDGLSEPQARQKLLDIRDQIAAGGDFAKFARTYSQDGSASQGGDLGWISPGETVPEFERAMNSLQDNQISNPVRSEYGYHLIQVLGRRDAEGSITQQMDLARQAIGQRKAEQAYADWLRELRDTAFVEVKPTAASVQ from the coding sequence GTGGCAATCATGAAACAGCTTCGCTTGGCAACGCTCGCGGCGAGTCTCGTCGCTGCGGCGTCTTTCCTTCCGGTTGCGTCGGTGCAGGCGCAGGCGTTGGGCGGCAATAGCGGCCAGACGGTCGACACCATCGCCGCGGTGGTCAACAACGGTGTCATCACGCAGCGCGAACTCGACGAGCGGGCCGGCCTGATCGCGCACCGGCTGAACCAGCAGAACGCCCCGGTGCCGCCGATGGACCAGCTGCGCCAGCAGGTGCTCACGCAGATGGTGCTCGAGCGCATCCAGTTGCAGAAGGCCAAGGAAGACGGCATTACCATCGACGACGCAGCCGTGCAGCGCACGCTCGAGCGTCTCGCGCAGGCGAACAACATGTCGCTCGAAATGTACCGCGCGCGCATCGAGGCGCAAGGCGTGCCCTGGACCACCTTCATGAACGACGCGCGCACGGAGTTGACGCTGTCGCGTCTGCGCGAGAAGGAAGTGGACAGCAAGATCACGGTGACGGACGCCGAGGTCGCGAACTACATCGCCAGCCAGCGCGGCCCGGGCGCCGGCCAGACGAACGACCTGCACATGCAGCACATTCTCGTGAAGGCGCCGCTGAACGCGTCGCAGACCGACATCGAGGCGGCACAGAAGAAAGCAGAGGGGCTGCTCGCCGAAGCGAAGGGCGGCGCGGATTTCGAAAAGCTGGCGAAAAACAATTCGCAGGCGCCGGACGCGTCGAAAAACGGCGGCGATCTCGGCTTCCTCGCACCGTCGAAGCTGCCGCCAGAGTTCGCGAAAGCCGCGGCGGCGCTGCGTCCGGGTGAGGTCAATCCGGAACTGATCCGCACCAACGACGGCTTCGAAATCGTGCGTCTCGTCGAGCGCCGCGCCGGCCAGGGCAACAGCTCGGACGCGCCGAAGCTCGTGCAGACGCACGTGCGCCACATTCTGCTGCGCGTCGGCGACGGTCTGTCCGAACCGCAGGCACGCCAGAAGCTGCTCGACATTCGTGACCAGATCGCCGCGGGCGGCGACTTCGCGAAGTTCGCGCGTACCTACTCGCAGGACGGCTCCGCGTCGCAAGGCGGTGACCTCGGCTGGATCAGCCCGGGCGAGACCGTGCCCGAATTCGAGCGCGCGATGAACTCGCTGCAGGACAACCAGATCAGCAATCCGGTGCGCAGCGAATACGGCTACCACCTGATCCAGGTGCTCGGCCGCCGCGATGCGGAAGGCTCGATTACACAGCAGATGGATCTCGCGCGCCAGGCCATCGGGCAGCGCAAGGCGGAGCAGGCCTACGCCGACTGGCTGCGCGAGCTGCGCGACACCGCGTTCGTCGAAGTGAAGCCGACCGCGGCGAGCGTGCAGTAA
- the pdxA gene encoding 4-hydroxythreonine-4-phosphate dehydrogenase PdxA gives MTSAAESVHRPLQIAITTGEPAGVGPELSAQALAGAAAHWPTAQFTVLGDAALLAERARAVGVDWAALIAQGPRVRVEHRALGAPSQAGKLDAANGRYVLDLLDAAIDGAVAGTYDAIVTAPLQKSTINDAGVPFTGHTEYLAERTHTPRVVMMLAGTGKRPLRVALATTHLPLKDVSAALTIESLVETLRIIDHDLRHHFGLPAPRILVTGLNPHAGENGYLGREEIDVITPALQQADGEGIDARGPYPADTLFQPRYLEEADCVLAMFHDQGLPVLKYATFGEGINVTLGLPIIRTSVDHGTALDLAGTGRADAGSLIAAIDTAVSMAQQRRAG, from the coding sequence ATGACAAGCGCTGCCGAGTCCGTCCACCGCCCGCTGCAGATCGCGATCACGACCGGCGAGCCCGCCGGCGTCGGTCCCGAGCTGAGCGCGCAGGCGCTGGCCGGCGCGGCGGCACACTGGCCCACCGCGCAGTTCACCGTGCTCGGCGATGCTGCGCTGCTCGCTGAGCGGGCGCGCGCGGTCGGCGTCGACTGGGCCGCGCTCATCGCGCAGGGCCCGCGCGTGCGGGTCGAGCATCGTGCGCTCGGCGCGCCGTCGCAGGCGGGCAAGCTCGACGCCGCGAACGGCCGCTATGTACTCGATCTGCTCGATGCGGCCATCGACGGCGCGGTGGCCGGCACGTATGACGCGATCGTCACCGCACCGCTGCAAAAAAGCACGATCAACGATGCCGGGGTGCCGTTCACCGGCCACACCGAGTATCTGGCCGAGCGCACCCATACGCCGCGCGTCGTGATGATGCTCGCGGGCACCGGCAAGCGGCCGTTGCGCGTCGCGCTCGCGACCACGCATCTGCCGTTGAAGGACGTGTCGGCGGCCTTGACGATCGAAAGCCTCGTCGAGACGCTGCGTATCATCGATCACGACCTGCGCCACCACTTCGGCTTGCCCGCGCCGCGCATCCTCGTGACAGGGCTCAATCCGCACGCGGGCGAAAACGGCTATCTGGGCCGCGAGGAAATCGACGTGATCACGCCTGCGTTGCAGCAGGCGGACGGCGAGGGCATCGACGCGCGCGGTCCCTATCCGGCCGACACGCTGTTCCAGCCGCGTTACCTCGAAGAAGCCGACTGCGTACTCGCGATGTTTCATGATCAGGGCCTGCCGGTGCTGAAGTATGCGACGTTCGGCGAAGGTATCAACGTGACGCTCGGCCTGCCGATCATCCGCACGTCGGTCGACCACGGCACCGCGCTCGATCTGGCCGGCACCGGCCGCGCCGACGCGGGCAGCCTGATCGCCGCGATCGACACGGCGGTGTCGATGGCGCAGCAGCGTCGCGCGGGCTGA
- the rsmA gene encoding 16S rRNA (adenine(1518)-N(6)/adenine(1519)-N(6))-dimethyltransferase RsmA: MSTSRQQGRHQGHLARKRFGQNFLVDMGVIDSIVDVIRPQRGERMVEIGPGLGALTEPLIERLATAEAPLHAVELDRDLIGRLKKKFGDLLELHAGDALEFDFGSLAAPGEKASLRIVGNLPYNISSPLLFHLAAFADRVIDQHFMLQNEVVERMVAEPGTKAFGRLSVMLQYRYVIDKQLDVPPEAFQPPPKVDSAIVRMIPYELHELPVVDENVLGEVVTAAFSQRRKMLRNTLAALRDTVDFDALGFDLQRRAEDVPVAEYVSVAQAVAARSAAAPE, translated from the coding sequence ATGTCCACCAGCAGACAGCAAGGCCGGCACCAGGGCCATCTCGCGCGCAAGCGTTTCGGTCAGAACTTTCTGGTCGACATGGGCGTGATCGATTCGATCGTCGACGTGATCCGGCCGCAGCGCGGCGAGCGCATGGTCGAAATCGGGCCGGGCCTCGGCGCGCTGACCGAGCCGCTGATCGAGCGGCTCGCCACAGCCGAGGCGCCGCTGCACGCCGTCGAACTGGACCGCGATCTGATCGGCCGTCTGAAGAAGAAGTTCGGCGACCTGCTCGAACTGCACGCGGGCGACGCGCTCGAATTCGACTTCGGCTCGCTCGCGGCGCCTGGCGAGAAGGCGTCGCTGCGCATCGTCGGCAATCTGCCGTACAACATCTCGAGCCCGCTGCTGTTTCATCTGGCGGCGTTCGCGGACCGCGTGATCGATCAGCACTTCATGCTGCAGAACGAGGTGGTCGAGCGGATGGTCGCGGAGCCGGGCACGAAGGCGTTCGGTCGCCTGTCGGTGATGCTGCAATACCGCTATGTGATCGACAAACAGCTCGACGTGCCGCCCGAGGCCTTCCAGCCGCCGCCGAAGGTCGATTCGGCGATCGTGCGGATGATTCCGTACGAGCTGCACGAACTGCCGGTGGTCGATGAAAACGTGCTGGGCGAGGTGGTGACGGCGGCGTTCTCGCAGCGTCGCAAGATGCTGCGCAACACGCTTGCCGCACTGCGCGATACGGTCGATTTCGACGCGCTCGGCTTCGATCTGCAACGCCGTGCGGAAGACGTGCCGGTCGCCGAATACGTGAGCGTTGCGCAGGCGGTGGCGGCGCGCTCGGCGGCTGCGCCGGAATAG